A part of Numenius arquata chromosome 2, bNumArq3.hap1.1, whole genome shotgun sequence genomic DNA contains:
- the SOCS5 gene encoding suppressor of cytokine signaling 5 — MDKVGKMWNSFKYRCQNLFSHEGGSQNENVVVSSSSCSSAKEKAIQITDLAQQQPSSPLRENIALQLGLSPSKNSARRNQNCVTEIPQIVEISIEKENDSCVTTGARLARRDSYSRHAPWGGKKKHSCSTKTQSSLDTEKRFGRTRSGLQRRERRYGVSSVHDMDAVSNRTVGSRSLRQRLQDTVGLCFPMRTYSKQSKPLFSNKRKIHLSELMLEKCPFPAGSDLAQKWHLIKQHTAPVSPHSTFFDTFDPSLVSTEDEEDRLRERRRLSIEEGVDPPPNAQIHTFEATAQVNPLYKLGPKLAPGMTELTGDKNITPPGNCDSEEDTTTLCLQSRRQKQRQMSGESHSHISRQGAWKVHTQIDYIHCLVPDLLQITGNPCYWGVMDRYEAEALLEGKPEGTFLLRDSAQEDYLFSVSFRRYNRSLHARIEQWNHNFSFDAHDPCVFHSSTVTGLLEHYKDPSSCMFFEPLLTVSLNRTFPFSLQYICRAVICRCTTYDGIDDLPLPSMLQDFLKEYHYKQKVRVRWLEREPIKTK; from the coding sequence ATGGATAAAGTGGGAAAGATGTGGAACAGTTTCAAATACAGGTGCCAGAATCTCTTCAGTCATGAAGGTGGAAGCCAAAATGAAAACGTAGTTGTGAGCTCCAGTAGTTGTTCATCTGCTAAAGAGAAAGCTATCCAGATAACTGATTTGGCTCAACAACAACCCAGCAGCCCTTTGAGAGAAAACATTGCTTTGCAATTAGGTTTAAGTCCTTCAAAGAACTCGGCAAGGCGGAACCAAAACTGTGTCACGGAAATTCCTCAGATTGTTGAAATAAGCATTGAGAAAGAGAACGACTCGTGTGTCACCACGGGAGCTAGACTTGCTCGAAGGGACTCTTACTCTCGGCATGCTCCTTGGGGTGGGAAGAAGAAGCATTCCTGCTCTACCAAAACCCAGAGCTCTTTGGATACTGAAAAAAGATTTGGTAGGACACGAAGTGGTttgcagaggagggagagaaggtatGGGGTGAGCTCTGTCCATGATATGGATGCAGTGTCAAACAGGACAGTAGGTAGCCGTTCTCTGCGACAGCGCCTACAAGATACCGTTGGGCTGTGTTTTCCCATGAGAACTTACAGCAAACAGTCCAAGCCTCTGTTTTCTAACAAAAGAAAGATCCATCTCTCTGAACTGATGCTTGAGAAATGCCCTTTTCCTGCAGGCTCAGATCTGGCTCAGAAGTGGCATCTGATTAAACAGCACACAGCGCCCGTGAGTCCTCATTCAACTTTTTTTGACACATTTGATCCTTCCTTGGTTTccacagaagatgaagaagacagGCTCAGAGAGAGACGTAGACTTAGTATTGAAGAAGGGGTTGATCCCCCTCCCAATGCCCAAATACATACTTTTGAAGCTACAGCACAGGTTAATCCGTTGTATAAACTGGGACCAAAGTTAGCTCCTGGTATGACTGAGCTGACTGGGGACAAAAACATAACACCTCCAGGGAACTGTGACTCTGAAGAGGACACAACAACACTTTGTCTGCAGTCACGCAGGCAGAAGCAGCGTCAGATGTCCGGAGAGAGCCACAGCCATATCAGCAGGCAAGGGGCTTGGAAAGTGCACACTCAAATTGATTACATCCATTGCCTTGTGCCAGACTTACTTCAGATCACAGGTAACCCATGTTACTGGGGTGTGATGGACCGCTACGAAGCAGAAGCACTTCTGGAGGGTAAACCTGAAGGCACTTTTTTGCTCAGGGATTCTGCGCAAGAGGACTACCTCTTCTCTGTGAGCTTCCGCCGTTACAACCGATCGCTACATGCACGCATTGAGCAGTGGAATCACAACTTTAGTTTTGATGCTCATGATCCCTGTGTGTTTCACTCCTCCACTGTCACAGGGCTTCTGGAACACTACAAAGACCCGAGCTCTTGCATGTTCTTTGAACCGTTACTTACTGTATCTCTGAACAGGACTTTCCCCTTTAGTCTGCAGTATATCTGCCGGGCAGTCATCTGCAGGTGCACTACGTATGATGGAATTGACGACCTTCCTCTACCCTCAATGTTGCAAGACTTTCTAAAGGAGTATCACTATAAACAAAAAGTCAGGGTGCGATGGCTGGAGCGGGAACctataaaaacaaagtaa